Proteins from one Arthrobacter sp. DNA4 genomic window:
- a CDS encoding TerC family protein, whose product MLDLPVWFEVGSFAVLGLILLIDLLLVVRRPHEPSMKEAGLWVAFYVTLALAFAGAMFAFTGPEFGSQFVAGWVTEYSLSIDNLFVFIIIMARFSVPRKYQQEVLMVGIIIALILRGIFIMLGAIVIEQFSWVFYIFGAFLLWTAWKQAQDEGEEEEDRENPLIAKIRKVIPMSEKFDGGKLRTVVNGKKVFTPMVIVFITIGLTDLLFAVDSIPAIFGLTQSPFIVFTANLFALMGLRQLYFLLGGLMNRLIYLKHALSFILAFIGIKLVLHAMHVNELPFINGGQHIEWAPEIPTFVSLAVIVGTIIVAVVASLLSSKAQAAKVDPRLEEDARKSHSDAE is encoded by the coding sequence GTGCTCGACTTGCCCGTATGGTTCGAGGTTGGCTCATTTGCCGTCCTCGGCCTGATTCTCCTGATCGATCTCCTCCTGGTAGTGCGGCGCCCGCACGAGCCGTCCATGAAGGAGGCCGGTCTGTGGGTGGCCTTCTACGTCACCCTTGCCCTGGCCTTCGCCGGCGCCATGTTCGCCTTCACCGGCCCCGAATTCGGCAGCCAGTTCGTTGCCGGCTGGGTCACGGAGTACAGCCTCAGCATCGACAACCTGTTCGTGTTCATCATCATCATGGCCAGGTTCTCCGTGCCGAGGAAGTACCAGCAGGAAGTCTTGATGGTGGGCATCATCATCGCGCTCATCCTGCGCGGCATCTTCATCATGCTGGGTGCCATTGTCATCGAGCAGTTCAGCTGGGTCTTCTACATCTTCGGCGCATTCCTGCTGTGGACAGCCTGGAAGCAGGCCCAGGACGAAGGCGAAGAGGAAGAGGACCGCGAGAACCCGCTGATTGCGAAGATCCGCAAGGTCATCCCGATGTCGGAGAAGTTCGACGGCGGCAAGCTGCGTACCGTAGTCAACGGCAAGAAGGTCTTCACCCCCATGGTGATCGTCTTCATCACCATCGGCCTCACGGACCTGCTGTTCGCAGTTGACTCCATCCCCGCGATCTTCGGCCTGACCCAGAGCCCCTTCATTGTCTTCACCGCCAACCTGTTCGCCCTGATGGGCCTGCGGCAGCTGTACTTCCTGCTGGGTGGCCTGATGAACCGGCTCATCTACCTCAAGCACGCCCTGTCCTTCATCCTGGCGTTCATCGGCATCAAGCTTGTCCTGCACGCCATGCACGTCAACGAGCTACCCTTCATCAACGGCGGACAGCACATCGAGTGGGCACCTGAGATCCCCACCTTCGTCTCACTCGCCGTGATTGTGGGCACCATCATCGTCGCCGTCGTCGCCAGCCTGCTCAGCTCCAAGGCCCAGGCCGCCAAGGTGGATCCGCGGCTTGAAGAGGACGCCCGGAAGAGCCACAGCGACGCCGAGTAG
- the uvrB gene encoding excinuclease ABC subunit UvrB: protein MSLAQEINRVVAPFEVISEFKPAGDQLTAIAELTERINNGEKDVVLLGATGTGKSATTAWLIEQVQRPTLVMVQNKTLAAQLANEFRELLPNNAVEYFVSYYDYYQPEAYVAQTDTFIEKDSSINEEVERLRHSATNALLTRRDVIVVATVSCIYGLGTPEEYISGMVTLRKGAEMNRDDLLRKFVSMQYARNDMDFHRGTFRVRGDTVEIIPMYEELAIRIEFFGDEIENIHTLHPLTGEVIRDEEEMYVFPASHYVAGPERMARAIKRIEDELADRLKVLESQNKLVEAQRLRMRTTYDLEMMQQMGFCNGIENYSAHIDGRGPGTAPHCLLDYFPDDFLLVVDESHVTIPQIGAMYEGDMSRKRNLVDFGFRLPSAMDNRPLKWDEFLERVGQTVYLSATPGKYELGKADGFVQQIIRPTGLVDPEVVVKPTKGQIDDLLGEIKTRVEKNERVLVTTLTKRMAEDLTDYLLGHGVKVEYLHSDVDTLRRVELLRELRLGSFDVLVGINLLREGLDLPEVSLVSILDADKEGFLRSSTSLIQTIGRAARNVSGQVHMYADRITDSMANAIDETNRRRAIQVAYNKEHGVDPQPLRKKIADITDQLAKEDADTDALLGSFDYGKGKRGITGANKAGAKKGAAQVRSDGLAAAPAEDLVGLIEQLTEQMHGAAAELQFEVAARIRDEVSELKKELRQMQAAGHA from the coding sequence ATGAGCCTTGCGCAGGAAATCAACCGTGTTGTAGCGCCCTTCGAAGTCATCAGCGAATTCAAGCCCGCGGGAGACCAGCTTACCGCCATTGCGGAGCTGACCGAGCGCATCAACAACGGTGAGAAGGACGTGGTGCTCCTCGGTGCCACGGGTACCGGTAAGAGCGCCACCACCGCATGGCTCATCGAACAGGTGCAGCGCCCCACCCTGGTGATGGTGCAGAACAAGACCCTCGCCGCCCAGCTGGCCAACGAGTTCCGGGAACTCCTGCCCAACAACGCGGTGGAGTACTTCGTTTCGTACTACGACTACTACCAGCCCGAAGCGTACGTGGCACAGACGGACACCTTCATCGAGAAGGATTCCTCCATCAACGAGGAAGTGGAACGCCTCCGCCACTCCGCCACCAACGCGCTGCTGACGCGCCGGGATGTGATCGTGGTGGCCACCGTGTCCTGCATCTACGGCCTGGGAACCCCCGAGGAATACATTTCCGGCATGGTCACCCTCCGAAAGGGTGCCGAAATGAACCGGGACGACCTCCTCCGCAAGTTCGTCTCCATGCAGTATGCCCGCAACGACATGGACTTCCACCGCGGCACCTTCCGGGTGCGCGGCGACACCGTGGAAATCATTCCGATGTACGAGGAACTGGCCATCAGGATCGAGTTCTTCGGCGACGAGATCGAGAACATCCACACGCTCCACCCGCTCACCGGCGAGGTCATCCGCGACGAGGAAGAGATGTACGTCTTCCCGGCTTCCCACTATGTGGCCGGCCCGGAACGGATGGCACGGGCCATCAAACGGATCGAGGATGAACTGGCAGACCGGCTGAAGGTGCTGGAAAGCCAGAACAAGCTGGTTGAAGCGCAGCGCCTGCGGATGCGCACCACGTACGACCTCGAAATGATGCAGCAGATGGGGTTCTGCAACGGCATCGAGAACTACTCGGCGCACATTGACGGCCGCGGGCCCGGCACCGCGCCGCACTGCCTGCTCGACTACTTCCCGGACGACTTCCTGCTGGTGGTGGACGAGTCCCACGTGACCATTCCCCAGATTGGCGCCATGTACGAAGGCGACATGTCCCGCAAACGGAACCTGGTGGACTTCGGCTTCCGGTTGCCTTCCGCCATGGACAACCGGCCGCTGAAGTGGGACGAGTTCCTGGAACGCGTGGGCCAGACCGTCTACCTCTCCGCCACCCCCGGCAAGTATGAGCTGGGCAAAGCAGACGGCTTCGTCCAGCAGATCATCCGTCCCACCGGCCTGGTGGATCCCGAGGTGGTGGTCAAGCCCACCAAGGGGCAGATCGATGACCTCCTCGGCGAGATCAAGACCCGGGTGGAGAAAAATGAGCGCGTCCTGGTGACCACGCTGACCAAACGCATGGCGGAGGACCTCACCGACTACCTGCTGGGCCACGGCGTGAAAGTCGAATACCTGCACTCCGACGTCGACACCCTGCGGCGCGTGGAACTCCTGCGTGAACTGCGGTTGGGATCTTTCGACGTCCTGGTGGGCATCAACCTTCTCCGTGAGGGCCTGGACCTTCCCGAGGTGTCCCTGGTCAGCATCCTGGACGCGGACAAGGAAGGCTTCCTGCGCTCCTCCACCTCGCTGATCCAGACCATCGGACGTGCCGCCCGCAACGTCTCCGGCCAGGTGCACATGTACGCAGACCGGATCACCGACTCCATGGCCAACGCCATTGACGAAACCAACCGGCGCCGCGCCATCCAGGTCGCGTACAACAAGGAACATGGCGTCGATCCCCAACCGCTGCGGAAGAAGATCGCCGACATCACGGACCAGTTGGCCAAGGAAGACGCCGATACCGATGCGCTGCTGGGCAGCTTCGACTACGGCAAGGGCAAACGCGGCATCACAGGGGCAAACAAAGCCGGGGCCAAGAAGGGCGCGGCCCAGGTCCGTTCCGACGGGCTGGCGGCCGCACCGGCGGAGGACCTGGTGGGCCTGATCGAGCAGCTGACGGAACAGATGCATGGCGCGGCGGCCGAGCTGCAGTTCGAGGTGGCGGCGCGGATCCGCGACGAGGTCAGCGAGCTGAAGAAGGAGCTGCGGCAGATGCAGGCGGCAGGCCACGCCTGA
- a CDS encoding YigZ family protein — protein sequence MRKPAEPAAEAQSRATSYSTLAAGGDFRHELEIKRSRFITVLRRAGTEDAARDLVTGLRREFHDARHHCSAFVIGPDRTVQRSSDDGEPAGTAGIPMLEALLKRETAPGVTDLSDISAVVVRYFGGVLLGAGGLVRAYSESVSAALDLAPLVRRSRRRICSTAVPHAAAGRLENDLRAAGMVMADTSYQDRHTVLRIAVADNADAIAAASDRLLQLTAGSAGLTPGGTEWIDEPLD from the coding sequence GTGCGGAAACCGGCAGAACCAGCAGCAGAGGCGCAGAGCCGGGCCACCTCCTACAGCACGCTGGCAGCGGGCGGGGACTTCCGGCATGAACTTGAGATCAAGCGCTCCAGGTTCATCACGGTTCTCCGGAGGGCGGGCACGGAAGACGCGGCCCGCGATCTCGTGACCGGCCTTCGCCGCGAATTCCACGATGCCCGCCACCACTGCTCGGCGTTCGTCATCGGGCCGGACCGGACCGTCCAGCGTTCCAGCGACGACGGCGAACCCGCCGGGACTGCCGGCATCCCCATGCTCGAAGCCCTGCTGAAAAGGGAAACGGCCCCCGGGGTGACTGACCTCAGCGACATCAGTGCCGTCGTCGTCCGCTATTTCGGCGGCGTCCTGCTCGGCGCGGGTGGCCTGGTCCGCGCGTATTCCGAATCAGTCTCCGCAGCCCTTGACCTGGCACCCCTTGTCCGGCGCAGCAGGCGGCGGATCTGTTCCACGGCGGTGCCGCACGCGGCAGCGGGGCGGCTTGAGAACGATCTGCGCGCCGCAGGCATGGTCATGGCGGACACCAGCTACCAGGACCGGCACACGGTGCTGCGGATTGCGGTGGCTGACAATGCTGACGCCATCGCCGCCGCGTCCGACCGCCTGCTGCAGCTGACGGCAGGGTCCGCCGGGCTCACTCCCGGCGGAACGGAATGGATTGATGAGCCCCTCGACTGA
- the coaE gene encoding dephospho-CoA kinase has product MLKIGLTGGIASGKSVVAARLQERGAVLVDADALAREVVEPGTEGLERIVGEFGEGMLGDGGRLDRARLGAAVFGNPERLAALNAIVHPLVRARAAAITAAAPADAVVVQDIPLLVETGQGSAFHLVVVVDAPDDVRLQRMLEHRGMTAEAARARMDAQATRQDRLAAADAVLDNSGTVQHLLDQVDRLWDERLVPFARNLVAGKRAPRNGGPVLEPYRTDWAQQAARIAARLVAAAPGLILAVDHIGSTSVSGLAAKDVIDLQVTVPDLAVAATIAPLLAAAGFPAVRDVESDTPKPNAPDPAAWLKRFHANADPCRAVNVHVRAAGSAGWRFALMFRDWLRNDPSALRLYAAHKADLAARHAGAGTTRSYAEAKEPWFTDVAWPLMAAWAEATGWEPPSYAS; this is encoded by the coding sequence GTGCTGAAGATCGGGTTGACGGGCGGGATCGCCTCAGGGAAGTCGGTGGTTGCCGCGCGGCTGCAGGAACGCGGCGCCGTGTTGGTGGATGCGGATGCGCTGGCCAGGGAGGTGGTTGAGCCCGGGACCGAAGGGCTGGAGCGCATCGTGGGGGAGTTTGGCGAAGGAATGCTCGGCGACGGCGGACGGCTTGACCGCGCGCGTCTCGGGGCGGCGGTGTTCGGCAATCCTGAGCGCCTCGCCGCTTTGAACGCCATCGTCCATCCCCTGGTGCGCGCCCGCGCCGCCGCCATCACGGCAGCAGCCCCCGCTGACGCCGTGGTGGTCCAGGACATTCCCCTCCTGGTAGAGACCGGCCAGGGGTCCGCTTTCCACCTGGTGGTGGTGGTGGATGCGCCGGACGACGTGCGGCTGCAGCGCATGCTCGAGCACCGGGGAATGACCGCGGAAGCAGCGCGTGCCCGGATGGACGCCCAGGCCACGCGCCAGGACCGGCTGGCCGCTGCCGACGCGGTCCTGGACAACTCCGGTACCGTTCAGCACCTGCTGGACCAGGTGGACCGGCTTTGGGATGAGCGCCTGGTGCCCTTCGCCCGCAACCTGGTGGCGGGGAAACGCGCACCCCGGAACGGGGGACCGGTCCTGGAACCGTACCGGACGGACTGGGCGCAGCAGGCGGCCAGGATAGCGGCACGGCTGGTGGCGGCCGCACCCGGGCTCATCCTGGCCGTGGACCACATCGGCTCCACATCTGTTTCCGGCCTGGCGGCGAAGGACGTCATCGACCTGCAGGTGACGGTGCCTGACCTTGCGGTGGCGGCCACAATTGCACCGCTCCTGGCCGCAGCAGGCTTTCCGGCAGTACGGGACGTAGAATCCGACACTCCAAAGCCCAATGCTCCGGACCCGGCAGCATGGTTGAAGCGGTTCCATGCCAATGCGGACCCGTGCCGCGCCGTCAACGTCCACGTCCGGGCGGCCGGTTCGGCCGGATGGCGCTTCGCGCTGATGTTCCGCGACTGGCTGCGGAACGATCCCTCCGCGCTCCGGCTGTACGCAGCGCACAAGGCTGACCTCGCGGCCCGGCACGCCGGTGCGGGGACCACCAGGTCCTACGCGGAGGCGAAGGAACCGTGGTTCACGGATGTCGCGTGGCCCCTGATGGCTGCGTGGGCCGAGGCAACCGGGTGGGAACCGCCGTCGTACGCGTCCTGA
- a CDS encoding GNAT family N-acetyltransferase, producing the protein MSPSTDVTLADVDEAVADRLLQLAKRDASPDEVAPPLGGPGWNLERTAWFYGYHRAAAAGLDGPAAEKSWAVFKGPHIAGSIRLKRDPAAEIPSAETGIWLGRSFRSRGIGGAALDLVLAEARRAGLKRVTARTLSGNLGAQRLLTAAGAALTHDDDGTVLAVVDL; encoded by the coding sequence ATGAGCCCCTCGACTGATGTGACCCTGGCGGACGTCGACGAGGCCGTGGCGGACCGGCTGCTCCAATTGGCCAAGCGCGACGCCTCCCCCGATGAAGTGGCACCCCCGCTGGGAGGCCCCGGCTGGAACCTGGAGCGCACGGCCTGGTTCTACGGTTATCACCGCGCTGCAGCCGCAGGACTGGACGGACCTGCGGCGGAAAAGTCCTGGGCTGTCTTCAAGGGTCCCCACATCGCCGGCTCTATCAGGCTCAAGCGCGACCCCGCGGCTGAAATCCCCTCTGCGGAAACCGGCATCTGGCTTGGCCGGAGCTTCCGTTCCCGGGGGATCGGCGGTGCCGCCCTGGACCTCGTCCTGGCGGAGGCCCGCCGGGCGGGCCTGAAACGCGTCACCGCGCGTACCCTGTCCGGGAACTTGGGCGCCCAGCGGCTGCTCACGGCAGCAGGCGCGGCACTGACGCACGACGACGACGGGACGGTCCTCGCCGTCGTCGACCTTTAG
- a CDS encoding alpha/beta fold hydrolase: MPRADVRRAAVPAAGHEVRATHEFRGMRTVEHYFTVPLDHSAPPDGSAETITVFAREYVSAAHSAEAAAQLPWLLFLQGGPGGRGNRWGSLGGWSKAAAQDFRILMLDQRGTGLSTPVDRRTLPARGSAAEQAAYLEHFRADSIVADAELIRRALESPAWTIYGQSYGGFCALTYLSFAPEGLREALITGGLAPLTGSADDVYRATFQRVAARNDEYFGWYPEDRDAVERIARHLRCTPELLPDGSPLTVERFQMVSAFLGGNTRVDSLHYLLEDAFVDTAGGPRLSDTFLEQLQGVVSRRSNPLYALMHESIYGQEQATNWSAWRMLRENPWFRPDAEPLLLTGEMVYPWYFEQDPALQPLREVADLLAAKQDWKPLYDPEVLAANTVPVAAAVYSHDIYVDRDLSLRTAAAVRGLQVWETADFHHDGIADDGERIFARLLGMARSGGR; the protein is encoded by the coding sequence ATGCCCAGGGCTGACGTGCGCCGGGCAGCGGTCCCCGCTGCGGGCCATGAGGTCAGGGCAACGCACGAATTCCGTGGCATGCGCACCGTGGAGCACTACTTCACGGTCCCCCTGGACCATTCCGCACCGCCCGACGGCTCCGCAGAGACCATCACGGTGTTCGCCCGCGAGTATGTCTCGGCGGCGCACAGCGCGGAGGCGGCCGCACAGCTGCCCTGGCTCCTTTTCCTGCAGGGCGGCCCGGGCGGCCGCGGCAACAGATGGGGCTCCCTGGGCGGCTGGAGCAAGGCCGCAGCGCAGGACTTCCGCATCCTGATGCTGGACCAGCGCGGCACCGGGCTCTCGACGCCCGTCGACCGCAGGACCTTGCCCGCCCGCGGGTCCGCTGCCGAACAGGCTGCCTACCTGGAGCATTTCAGGGCCGATTCGATCGTGGCGGACGCGGAGCTGATCCGCCGTGCCCTGGAATCACCCGCCTGGACCATCTACGGCCAAAGCTATGGCGGCTTCTGCGCCCTGACATACCTGTCCTTCGCCCCCGAAGGACTGCGCGAAGCCCTCATCACTGGCGGCCTGGCACCTCTCACGGGCAGCGCGGACGACGTGTACCGGGCCACCTTCCAGCGCGTAGCGGCACGGAACGACGAATACTTCGGCTGGTATCCGGAGGACCGGGATGCGGTGGAGCGGATTGCCCGCCACCTGCGCTGCACACCGGAACTCCTGCCCGACGGCAGCCCCCTCACCGTGGAGCGGTTCCAGATGGTAAGCGCATTCCTGGGCGGCAACACCCGGGTGGACAGCCTGCATTACCTGCTGGAGGACGCATTCGTGGACACCGCGGGTGGCCCCAGGCTGTCCGACACTTTCCTGGAGCAGCTCCAGGGTGTGGTCTCGCGGCGTTCAAACCCGCTGTACGCCCTCATGCATGAATCCATTTACGGCCAGGAGCAGGCCACCAACTGGTCAGCCTGGCGCATGCTCCGGGAGAACCCCTGGTTCAGGCCCGACGCCGAACCGCTGCTGCTGACCGGCGAAATGGTGTACCCGTGGTACTTCGAGCAGGACCCGGCCCTCCAGCCGCTGCGGGAGGTGGCCGACCTGCTCGCCGCAAAGCAGGACTGGAAGCCGCTGTATGACCCGGAAGTGCTGGCCGCCAACACCGTTCCCGTGGCAGCGGCGGTCTACTCGCACGATATCTACGTTGACCGGGACCTTTCCCTGCGCACGGCAGCTGCGGTGCGCGGGCTGCAGGTCTGGGAGACTGCCGACTTCCACCATGACGGGATCGCCGACGACGGCGAGAGGATCTTCGCCCGCCTCCTGGGCATGGCCCGCTCAGGCGGCCGCTGA
- a CDS encoding SRPBCC family protein encodes MSIPVTMSRRGKPRRLALPAVVLAGVVAPAVWFPRYYLRWGATDAEANGGLPGDDFLPVADLQSTRAVTIKAPAHRVWPWLAQMGQGRGGLYSYDVLDNLAGLDIHSADRIHPEWQDIKAGDRFHLAPDPSADLEVGAVDLGSSFVLRVPPGSPGPFDFSWAFVLRPQPDGTTRLLVRERYAYRRWWTLLMVEAVEIASFVMSRRMLQGIRDRAESRV; translated from the coding sequence ATGTCCATACCTGTAACCATGTCCAGGCGAGGGAAACCGCGGCGGCTTGCCCTGCCAGCGGTGGTGCTTGCGGGGGTGGTGGCCCCGGCTGTGTGGTTCCCGAGGTACTACCTGCGCTGGGGCGCGACGGATGCGGAGGCAAACGGTGGCCTGCCAGGCGACGATTTCCTCCCGGTTGCTGACCTGCAGTCAACGCGGGCGGTCACCATCAAAGCCCCGGCGCATCGGGTCTGGCCCTGGTTGGCGCAGATGGGCCAGGGCCGGGGCGGACTTTACAGTTACGACGTCCTGGACAACCTCGCCGGCCTCGATATACACAGCGCGGACCGGATTCATCCCGAGTGGCAGGACATCAAAGCCGGCGACCGGTTTCACCTGGCACCGGATCCGTCCGCCGACCTGGAGGTGGGCGCCGTAGACCTTGGAAGCTCATTCGTCCTTCGAGTCCCGCCGGGCTCACCCGGCCCCTTCGACTTCTCCTGGGCGTTCGTCCTGCGGCCGCAGCCCGACGGCACCACCCGGTTGCTGGTCCGTGAGCGATATGCCTACCGCAGATGGTGGACGCTGCTCATGGTCGAGGCCGTGGAGATCGCGAGCTTCGTGATGTCCCGCCGAATGCTCCAGGGGATCAGGGACCGCGCCGAGAGCAGAGTCTAA
- a CDS encoding GNAT family N-acetyltransferase produces MSVIRPATRHDVPAILRMIHELAHYEKEPDAVRNTPELLEQALFGDNPRIFAAMAEDAAGTVQGFALWFLNYSTWEGVHGIYLEDLYVSPEARGEGHGKALLQHLAAIAVENGYARVEWSVLDWNEPSINFYRRLGARPMDGWSTFRLTGEALDQFGCAASRGSLSAHAQG; encoded by the coding sequence ATGAGTGTAATCCGCCCCGCAACCCGGCACGATGTTCCCGCCATCCTCCGCATGATCCACGAACTGGCGCATTACGAGAAGGAACCCGACGCCGTCCGGAACACACCGGAATTGCTGGAGCAGGCCCTGTTCGGCGACAACCCACGGATCTTCGCTGCCATGGCAGAGGACGCGGCAGGCACCGTGCAGGGCTTTGCGTTGTGGTTCCTGAACTACTCCACATGGGAAGGCGTCCACGGGATCTACCTGGAAGACCTTTACGTCAGCCCGGAGGCACGGGGAGAAGGGCATGGCAAGGCCCTGCTGCAGCACCTTGCCGCTATCGCCGTGGAGAACGGCTACGCACGCGTGGAATGGAGTGTACTGGACTGGAACGAGCCCTCCATCAATTTCTACCGCCGCCTTGGTGCCCGCCCCATGGACGGGTGGTCCACTTTCCGGCTCACCGGGGAGGCGCTGGACCAGTTTGGATGTGCGGCCTCCCGCGGCTCCCTTTCCGCCCATGCCCAGGGCTGA
- the rpsA gene encoding 30S ribosomal protein S1 — MTITSTEKPGTPVVAINDIGTAEDFLAAVDATIKYFNDGDLVEGTVVKVDRDEVLLDIGYKTEGVIPSRELSIKHDVDPGDVVSVGDQVEALVLTKEDKEGRLILSKKRAQYERAWGDIEKVKEEDGVVTGTVIEVVKGGLILDIGLRGFLPASLVEMRRVRDLAPYIGQQIEAKIIELDKNRNNVVLSRRAWLEQTQSEVRSTFLNKLEKGQVRPGVVSSIVNFGAFVDLGGVDGLVHVSELSWKHIDHPSEVVEVGQEVTVEVLEVDLDRERVSLSLKATQEDPWQTFARTHALGQVVPGKVTKLVPFGAFVRVEDGIEGLVHISELAVRHVELAEQVVSVGDELFVKVIDIDLERRRISLSLKQANEGVDADSTEFDPALYGMAAEYDEEGNYKYPEGFDPESNEWLEGYENQRAAWEQQYADAQTRWEAHKKQVAQHAADDAAAATSGDSDSGATSYSSEPAATDSGAGTLASDEALAALREKLTGN; from the coding sequence ATGACCATCACCTCCACCGAGAAGCCCGGTACCCCCGTCGTCGCGATTAACGACATCGGTACCGCTGAGGACTTCCTCGCAGCTGTCGACGCCACCATCAAGTACTTCAACGACGGAGATCTCGTCGAGGGTACCGTCGTCAAGGTCGACCGCGATGAAGTCCTGCTCGACATCGGTTACAAGACCGAAGGTGTCATCCCCTCCCGCGAGCTGTCCATCAAGCACGACGTTGATCCCGGGGACGTCGTCTCCGTTGGCGATCAGGTCGAAGCCCTGGTGCTCACCAAGGAAGACAAAGAAGGCCGTCTGATCCTCTCCAAGAAGCGTGCTCAGTACGAGCGCGCCTGGGGCGACATCGAGAAGGTCAAGGAAGAAGACGGTGTCGTCACCGGTACCGTCATCGAGGTTGTCAAGGGTGGTCTTATCCTCGACATCGGCCTGCGCGGCTTCCTGCCCGCATCCCTCGTCGAGATGCGCCGTGTGCGCGACCTTGCTCCGTACATCGGTCAGCAGATCGAAGCCAAGATCATCGAGCTGGACAAGAACCGCAACAACGTTGTGCTGTCCCGCCGTGCATGGCTCGAGCAGACCCAGTCCGAGGTCCGCTCCACGTTCCTCAACAAGCTGGAAAAGGGCCAGGTCCGTCCCGGCGTCGTTTCCTCCATCGTCAACTTTGGTGCCTTCGTGGACCTGGGCGGCGTAGACGGCCTCGTCCACGTTTCCGAGCTCTCCTGGAAGCACATCGACCACCCGTCCGAGGTTGTCGAAGTTGGCCAGGAAGTCACCGTCGAGGTTCTCGAGGTCGACCTGGACCGCGAGCGCGTCTCCCTGTCGCTCAAGGCTACGCAGGAAGATCCGTGGCAGACCTTCGCCCGCACCCACGCCCTCGGCCAGGTTGTTCCGGGTAAGGTCACCAAGCTGGTTCCGTTCGGTGCGTTCGTCCGCGTCGAAGACGGCATCGAAGGCCTGGTCCACATCTCCGAGCTCGCCGTGCGCCACGTTGAGCTGGCCGAGCAGGTTGTCTCCGTTGGTGACGAACTGTTCGTCAAGGTCATCGACATCGACCTCGAGCGCCGCCGCATCTCGCTGTCCCTCAAGCAGGCCAACGAGGGCGTCGACGCCGACAGCACCGAATTCGATCCCGCTCTGTACGGCATGGCCGCAGAGTACGACGAAGAGGGCAACTACAAGTACCCCGAGGGCTTCGACCCCGAGTCCAACGAATGGCTCGAGGGCTACGAGAACCAGCGCGCAGCCTGGGAGCAGCAGTACGCTGACGCCCAGACCCGTTGGGAAGCCCACAAGAAGCAGGTTGCCCAGCACGCTGCCGACGACGCTGCAGCTGCAACGTCCGGCGACAGCGACTCGGGCGCAACCAGCTACTCCTCCGAGCCTGCTGCCACCGATTCCGGTGCCGGCACCCTGGCTTCGGACGAGGCACTTGCTGCCCTGCGTGAGAAGCTGACCGGCAACTAA